The genomic stretch TTACATTCATTGCACGTATTAAATTGTTGTAGGGTGCATATTCTATGGGAATGTAAAAGAAAAAACAAGTAATAATAAGAATGGCAAAGGAACGAATAAGAATGGGTTTGTTTGACTTGACAAAATCAGTATCACTTCTATTGAGAAATAAATAGGTTAGTAAGACTGTAAAGAACAAGACATTTGCTAAAGGAAAATAATAAATAATAGTACTTTGTGTAACTATTATTCTAGTCCAGAAAGCAAATAGAGCTATTCCGAAAGCAAAACCTCCAAGCACAGAAAAAGTTGTGTTTGTTTTCTCTTGATTGTTCAGCAACAAATATCCTCCAATAAAGTAAGAGAGTGCTAATATAGTGTTTGTCAGTATCAAAAATGAAGATAAGGAACTTTCATTCACTTCAAAAAATTGGAGAACAACAGAAAATACAAATAAAGAAATAATAATTATTTCATATCGTTTCATATAGGCTTGTTTAAGTAGATTCTTATTTTTACGTTGGCTTTCAGCTTATGTTTTATTATTATGTTTAACAGATAGTTAATCACTTGATAATCAATTGTATATTTTCTTACTTCTCCGTCTGTAAAAGCATAAATGCTCCCCAAAAATAAGGGTCTGGATACTCTTCCTTGAGCTTGGTTTGTGCTTTTTGAAAGGCTTCATTTACATTATCATTTTGAGCTAGATGCTGATAAAAATACGTCATGAGTTTGGCTGTTGCCTCGTCGCTTACTTGCCATAAGCTCATAATGGTTGATTTTGCTCCTGCTAGTTGGAAGGCTCTTTGAAGTCCGTACACACCTTCACCAGCCTTTACATCGCCCAAACCTGTTTCACAAGCACTCAAAACGACAAGTTCTGTTCCTTCTAAATTTAACCCTCTAGCTTCATAGGCTGTCAAGATGCCGTTGTTACTCTCCGATTTCTCTTTAGAAGTTTTGGTCTCTAAAGCAGATTCTGCATTAGTAAACATTAGTCCAGAACGCAAAAGTGGGTTTTGTCGCACCAAGTTTGCCTGTAAACCAAAAGCACGAGAGTTATCACTGTTAGACATTGCATCGTCTGCTAAAAAAAATCCATGAGTAGCAATGTGTAAAATACGAGGACTTTTAATAGATTTTATTGTTTTTTCATCTGCTGCATTTCCCAAAATAACTTTTGGGTATTGATTATATCCTCTCAATAGCTTTTGAATATTTTCTATCTCCTCTTTTGTACCAGGAAGGGGCGTGATTTTTCCTGTATTTCCATAATTCGGAAATCCTACCAAAACGATTTGATTATTTCTAATAGTTGTTTTTTTATTTTTTGTCAAATCTTTTAGGTTATTCAAAAAAACGAGATTTTGATGGTCAATGACATACGAGCCATCATCAAGTCGTAGTGTATTGATATTAATTTGATTATAGATTCCATCCAATGAAACAAATATTTTTTCATTTTCTTGCTTTTGTTTTATTTCCTCTAGTATATCGTAAATAGGCTTCCAATAAGCTACAAAACTTTCTTCGTTTTCTATAGTCAAACGGACAGTATTGCAATAATAATAAAAATCACCCTTATCCAACTCTTTACCATTTTTCAAATGAATGAGTTTAGGCGCATCCGAAGTAGGTGTTCCTACAAGAGCTATATATTGATTTCCTATCAGTTTATCATTCTCATAGTTAGGAAAGGAAATAATATCTACAAAGGCTGTATTTTGAGGTAGTGCATTTTTGATGTCTTGATAGGTCTTTAAATCTTTATCATCAAAAAGTTCTGGCAGACTTTCAGATAGTTTTTTTTCAATTTGATTTGTTTCTTTTTCTAGCTTTTCTCTGTCAATACCTTGTTCTTTAAGCTCTTCTGGTGTATAAGAGTACAGTTCGATGAGTTCCTCTCTATTCTTAATCCACTTTTTATAGTCATTTTTCAATTTCCAATTATTACTCTTCAAAACACTTTCTTTGATACGATTGGTGGTGTTTAGTAATATAGCTTTTGTAGCCAAGTGAGCATTATGCATCTGAACAATCAAATCAGGATATTTATTGGGTTGTTTTCTTTCAGTATCACTTACAAAGCAATAAAATCGTAAAAATACAGGGTGTATTTTGTCCCAGTAGCGTTCCTTTTCTACTTCACTCATGGCAGGGAAGTAGTTTTTTATAAACTCATAATTATGAGAAATTACGTCTTCAAATAACTCTTTACTTTCCTCAATATTACCTTTTTTCCAATAAAGTAAGGCAAGGTGTTCTTGTGTTTCGATGGTTTTGATATGATTGTTGCCTAACTGATTTTGTCTGATTTTTAAGGCTTTTTTGAGTTGTTTTTCAGCTTCCTCTAATCGATTCTGATTTTTATAGAATTGCCCTAAATAATCACTAGCTGTTGCATAGGAAAGATTGTTTGTTCCTAGTTTTTTTTCATATATTCTTTCTGCTTCTAAGAGCAAATCTTCCGTTTTTTCTGTTTTTTCCATTTCTATATAGAGAGCTGCCAAACCTGTTAGCATGTGTGCCAAGTCTGGATGATTTCGTGTACCAAATCTACTTTCTTTTAGTTCAATACTCTGTAAAAAAAGCTGCTCTGCTTCTTGATAACGTTTCATTTGTTGATACAAAAGAGCTTGATTAATCAAAAAACGTTGATAGGTATTTGATGTTCCTTTCAAGGTTAAGGCAGCCGTTTCCATAGCTTGTGAAAGACAGGTTTCAGCTTCTCGGTATCTTCCCAATTCTTGAAATAAAATGGCTTGATTATTCAACACAATGGCATGAGAGATAGTCAGTGCTTGGTCGTTTTTTATTTGTAGCTCTTTGAGTTGGGCAAATTGTTTTTCAGATTCTGTATAAAACCCTTTATCTTTCCAAATCATGGCTTGATTGTTAAGGGCAGCCGTATAATTCTCATTCTTTTTATTTTTACTTATCTCTAATGCCTTTTGAATGTAGATTTCTGCTTCTGAAAGTTTTTTGGTAGAGTAATACAACAAACCTAAGTTATTGATAAGTTTGGAATAAAGTGGGTGTGAGGTTTGGTTCAAGCGTTCAAACTCTTCTTCTGATTTTAAAAAACTTTGTTCTGCCCTTTTATAAAAATGTGAAGAATAAGCTATCTCACCTAAATCATAATAATCTTTTGCTTTTTTGAGTGGGTCTTTTTGGGTTTCATCAGTTGTTCCTAGTTCATCAGAAAAACGTATAAAAAACCTTTTTAACTTTTGTCCTTTTTGTTTTTCTTCATACAAATCTGTATTGTCAATAAAAGCAATCGCATAACCAAAAGTAGCTGTATCGTAAGAAGTTCGAAGTTCTGTAAATTCTTCCTCTGATGCTTCTTCAGCTTTATCTTTCGTCTTTTCTTCTGTTACTTCTATAATTTTTTCTTGAATTTCTTGTGATTTTTCCTCTGCCTTTTTCTTAATTTTATCTAGCCAACTTTGAGCATGCAGGTTAGGAGAAAAAAGGAATGCAAAACTAAAAACGATAAACAAAAATAAGTAAGATAGAAATTGCATTTTCATAATTAAGTTGTTTGAGAAGTAATAATGAAAGAAAGTTTACATAATTTACGTAAATTAAAACAATAATTTGTTTTTGCTAAACATTCCTTATTGTGAAGCTGTTGTATTTATGTAGATTTTTAAAAATCTAATTTTTTAATCTTAATTTTTTTCAACTCAATTTTTAGAAAAATGATAACTTCAAGAAAATTTGGAAAAACCTCTTTTTTATTTGCCTTCCTTCTTTCATTTGCTTTTTTCTTCTCTTCTTGTGCTAAGAAAACAGTTTCACAAGGAACAGACATAACAGATGAGAAAGTGCCAGTAGAGGCTCGTATTACCAACAAATACACACAAGATGTGGGTGGAAGTATGAAATATTTTGCTGTTTTGTATTATTTTGCATCTCCAGAAGTTCCTGATTCAGAGAAAAACACGAATGGTAGAAATGAAAACTTGGAAGATGTGTTGGAAGATATTGGAGAAGGTGTGAAAAATACAGGAAAAGAACTCGGAAGAACTGACGACCTCACTTCAACAAGTATGGAACTTACCAAAAATCAGTACGACAATTTGAAAGTAGGAGAATCTGTTGCAATTTATTATTCTACAGAAAACAAAAAGAATGTATCGTTTAGATAGAAATTCAACAAGATAGATTTTCAAAATCACAAATCAAATCTATTTTGGTTTGTGATTTTTTATGCCAGAAAGCTAACATTTTTTTATTCTGAATGTTGAAGAAAGTGTTTAATCTAATTTATATCTAATCAAGAAATAAATGAAGCAATTTAAAAATCAAGAAGCCTACGCAACCATTACCTCTTATTCACAACAGTTTGAAAAATTATTTGGTCTAGCAATAGAAATAGATACATCAGATGAAAAAAAAGTAGTGCTAAGAGTCAATAAAAGTAATCTTAGAGGTGAATATGATATTGATACTCATGTAGGAAGAATGAACCATTATTTCCCACCTTTATTGAATGAGGGAGTAGAGTTGGATATTGTAGTTTTGTAGGAAATAATAATCTAGTGAGAACTTAGATTAGAAATAAGATTTTTATTTATTTAAAACAGATTAGATATAATTTTTGGTCTTCTCTAACGAGACTGACCTTGCTTAATTAAGGTCAGTACTGCTATATAAAAACACACTATAACGTATTGATAATCAATAAATATAGTCCCAAGTGCACATTAATCTATTAAATTAAAACCTAGCTCCTACCGTAAGAAAGAAAGCTCTGCCATCGGCAGGAATAATACCTGGACCGGGGTAACCATCTGCACGTCTAGTAAAGTAGGTATTGTTAGTGAGGTTGTTTATACTTCCTTCTATTTGTAACCATTTGTAAGCATAACTCGCTGATATGTCCATCACATAATACGATGGAAT from Bernardetia sp. encodes the following:
- a CDS encoding CHAT domain-containing tetratricopeptide repeat protein, translated to MQFLSYLFLFIVFSFAFLFSPNLHAQSWLDKIKKKAEEKSQEIQEKIIEVTEEKTKDKAEEASEEEFTELRTSYDTATFGYAIAFIDNTDLYEEKQKGQKLKRFFIRFSDELGTTDETQKDPLKKAKDYYDLGEIAYSSHFYKRAEQSFLKSEEEFERLNQTSHPLYSKLINNLGLLYYSTKKLSEAEIYIQKALEISKNKKNENYTAALNNQAMIWKDKGFYTESEKQFAQLKELQIKNDQALTISHAIVLNNQAILFQELGRYREAETCLSQAMETAALTLKGTSNTYQRFLINQALLYQQMKRYQEAEQLFLQSIELKESRFGTRNHPDLAHMLTGLAALYIEMEKTEKTEDLLLEAERIYEKKLGTNNLSYATASDYLGQFYKNQNRLEEAEKQLKKALKIRQNQLGNNHIKTIETQEHLALLYWKKGNIEESKELFEDVISHNYEFIKNYFPAMSEVEKERYWDKIHPVFLRFYCFVSDTERKQPNKYPDLIVQMHNAHLATKAILLNTTNRIKESVLKSNNWKLKNDYKKWIKNREELIELYSYTPEELKEQGIDREKLEKETNQIEKKLSESLPELFDDKDLKTYQDIKNALPQNTAFVDIISFPNYENDKLIGNQYIALVGTPTSDAPKLIHLKNGKELDKGDFYYYCNTVRLTIENEESFVAYWKPIYDILEEIKQKQENEKIFVSLDGIYNQININTLRLDDGSYVIDHQNLVFLNNLKDLTKNKKTTIRNNQIVLVGFPNYGNTGKITPLPGTKEEIENIQKLLRGYNQYPKVILGNAADEKTIKSIKSPRILHIATHGFFLADDAMSNSDNSRAFGLQANLVRQNPLLRSGLMFTNAESALETKTSKEKSESNNGILTAYEARGLNLEGTELVVLSACETGLGDVKAGEGVYGLQRAFQLAGAKSTIMSLWQVSDEATAKLMTYFYQHLAQNDNVNEAFQKAQTKLKEEYPDPYFWGAFMLLQTEK